One region of Candidatus Neomarinimicrobiota bacterium genomic DNA includes:
- a CDS encoding carboxypeptidase-like regulatory domain-containing protein: MKPKFRTFFTLTIVAVLLISCDTSPLATGDPSMVEGYVTDGDGNQGFSKPAAGIEGATVTLARIKTDGEIQTVSNAEVTTDAEGKFTLETDLENERHLVVIATKNSNEWRAIVSASVQNGNTVRCEPLTTESTVEAAVFEKFMAEYGEEMSKDRAALEIQNAVNARTASEVYLLQPSYVTLATAVRNRIDAKAQLLSANTGSGYPQAEMDSLRVQAQAQLETQLYNANGNASAIQSAYTAYNDAWMEVALDAGIQADHYTQAEQAGYWSLTQSSTSLTGNAEAALAHKAAVHKANAAAYAAAQLFDSLEVINGAAASNVTNVEGFGQTLKADIKSSTTLSGIEGAFQAFRDSLMAELAAAIDANVINVSAEDISAIDTEIRNNARVTLRNRIRSAVGLGGAINIDDVVGAYITFMSDVDARYRNVGVLQQNHAGVATSVTILAHILAD; the protein is encoded by the coding sequence CGGATGGTGATGGTAATCAGGGTTTTAGCAAACCAGCTGCCGGTATCGAAGGCGCCACAGTCACCCTGGCCCGGATTAAGACCGATGGCGAAATCCAGACCGTCTCCAATGCGGAGGTAACTACAGACGCCGAGGGAAAATTTACCCTCGAAACCGATCTGGAAAATGAACGGCACCTCGTGGTGATCGCCACAAAGAATTCCAATGAGTGGAGAGCAATCGTGTCCGCATCCGTACAAAACGGCAATACTGTCCGGTGTGAGCCACTGACGACAGAATCAACGGTGGAGGCGGCAGTATTTGAAAAGTTTATGGCGGAATACGGCGAAGAAATGTCCAAAGACCGGGCGGCGCTGGAAATCCAAAATGCTGTGAATGCCCGGACAGCTTCAGAAGTATATCTGTTGCAGCCCAGCTATGTGACCCTGGCGACTGCAGTCAGAAATCGGATTGACGCAAAAGCACAACTCCTGTCCGCCAACACTGGATCCGGCTATCCGCAGGCAGAGATGGATTCGTTACGTGTCCAGGCTCAGGCTCAACTTGAGACCCAACTCTACAATGCCAATGGTAATGCTTCGGCTATTCAGTCTGCATATACTGCCTACAATGATGCCTGGATGGAAGTGGCATTGGACGCCGGAATTCAGGCTGATCACTATACCCAGGCTGAACAGGCCGGTTACTGGTCCCTGACGCAATCTTCTACGAGTCTTACGGGCAATGCGGAAGCTGCGCTGGCCCATAAAGCGGCCGTGCACAAGGCGAATGCCGCCGCCTACGCTGCCGCTCAGCTATTTGATTCTCTGGAAGTAATAAACGGAGCAGCTGCGAGTAATGTTACGAACGTGGAAGGATTTGGGCAGACCCTTAAGGCGGATATAAAGTCCTCCACTACCCTCAGTGGAATTGAAGGCGCATTTCAGGCATTTCGGGACAGCCTCATGGCTGAACTAGCCGCGGCAATTGACGCCAATGTAATCAACGTTTCAGCAGAAGATATTTCCGCCATTGATACTGAAATCAGGAACAATGCCCGGGTGACTCTGCGAAACAGGATACGTAGCGCAGTTGGTCTGGGAGGGGCAATTAACATTGACGACGTGGTCGGCGCCTATATCACATTTATGAGCGACGTAGATGCAAGATACCGCAATGTGGGCGTGCTGCAGCAGAACCATGCCGGCGTCGCGACTTCCGTCACTATTCTGGCGCATATCCTTGCGGATTAG
- the aroF gene encoding 3-deoxy-7-phosphoheptulonate synthase: MIIVMKPDAEEQDLNHVTESIEDAGFKVHLSQGTERTIVGVIGDERSLDKKHYESFPGVEEIVPILKPYKLSSKDFHPEGTVVNVNDVSVGTDEVVVIAGPCSVEGWDQLRTTANEVKNAGAKILRGGAFKPRTSPYSFQGLGEEGLEMLDTVGDETGMPVITEVMGPSQVELVAKYSDILQIGARNMQNYNLLHAAGESDTPVMLKRGFSNTIDELLLAAEYIMSNGNYNVMLCERGIRTFDSKYTRNTLDINAVPVLKELSHLPVIVDPSHATGKWELVQAASRAAVAAGADGLIIEVHPNPTEALSDGRQSLVPDRFSTLMGQINHIAHAIDRHVSVPEQEPAAV; the protein is encoded by the coding sequence ATGATTATTGTAATGAAACCAGATGCGGAAGAGCAGGATCTCAATCATGTTACAGAGTCGATTGAGGATGCCGGCTTTAAGGTGCATCTATCGCAGGGCACCGAACGAACTATCGTCGGGGTTATCGGTGATGAACGTTCCCTGGATAAAAAGCACTACGAAAGTTTCCCCGGCGTTGAGGAAATCGTTCCGATCCTCAAACCGTACAAACTCTCCAGCAAAGATTTTCATCCCGAGGGGACAGTGGTCAATGTGAATGACGTTTCCGTTGGCACTGACGAAGTAGTAGTCATAGCCGGTCCATGCTCGGTGGAAGGTTGGGATCAGTTGCGCACTACCGCCAATGAAGTGAAAAATGCAGGCGCTAAAATTCTGCGAGGCGGGGCGTTCAAGCCCAGAACCTCGCCTTACAGTTTCCAGGGACTCGGGGAAGAGGGCCTGGAAATGCTGGATACAGTCGGCGACGAAACCGGCATGCCGGTGATCACTGAAGTCATGGGGCCGTCACAGGTTGAATTGGTAGCTAAATATTCAGATATCCTTCAGATCGGCGCACGGAATATGCAGAACTATAACCTGTTGCACGCCGCAGGTGAATCCGATACCCCAGTGATGCTGAAACGTGGATTCTCGAATACCATCGATGAACTGCTACTGGCTGCGGAGTACATTATGTCTAATGGAAACTATAACGTGATGCTCTGTGAGCGCGGTATCAGAACGTTCGACTCGAAATACACGCGAAACACGCTGGATATCAACGCCGTACCGGTGCTGAAAGAACTTTCGCATCTTCCGGTGATTGTGGATCCAAGTCACGCCACCGGCAAGTGGGAACTGGTGCAAGCTGCGTCCAGAGCGGCAGTGGCTGCCGGAGCGGACGGACTGATTATTGAAGTCCACCCCAATCCGACTGAAGCGCTGTCCGACGGACGCCAGTCGCTGGTTCCGGACCGGTTCAGTACGCTGATGGGACAAATAAACCATATCGCCCATGCCATTGACCGGCATGTGAGTGTTCCGGAGCAGGAGCCGGCAGCGGTGTAA
- the aroH gene encoding chorismate mutase — MCMRCQGVRGATTIEANEREAILAGTRELLTSMVDENGIDPDDIASVIFTTSSDVNAEYPAVAARNLGWYDQALLCGHEMDVPGGLKKCIRILLHWNTEKSIGEIQHVYLNGAESLRPERALDDTPASR, encoded by the coding sequence ATTTGTATGAGGTGCCAGGGCGTTAGAGGCGCAACCACAATTGAAGCGAACGAAAGGGAGGCCATTCTCGCTGGGACCCGGGAGCTGTTAACTTCTATGGTAGATGAAAACGGCATTGATCCGGACGATATCGCCAGCGTTATTTTTACAACCTCCAGCGATGTGAATGCCGAGTATCCAGCCGTGGCGGCCCGGAATCTGGGTTGGTATGACCAGGCACTCCTGTGCGGTCACGAGATGGATGTGCCCGGCGGACTCAAAAAATGTATCAGAATCTTGTTGCACTGGAATACAGAAAAATCCATCGGTGAGATACAGCATGTGTATCTGAATGGCGCGGAGAGTCTCAGGCCCGAGCGGGCGCTGGACGACACGCCGGCCAGCCGATAA